The Fusarium poae strain DAOMC 252244 chromosome 2, whole genome shotgun sequence nucleotide sequence TTGATTAAGTAAAGTACAATAAATAGCATGTGGAAATTATGTATGACAAGACGCTGGGCCAATGTCTTTAAAGGAAATGACAAGGTTTTACAACATTAACGGGTAATGCAGAGGCGTTACGAGTGTGTGTAACGGTGTAAACGTGCGTGAAGTTtccacaacaacatcaaatATCAGATAGATCAGTCTGGAGCTGATATTATGGCAACATTCCTTTGTCTTTTCGGTCGTCGGCATTCAACCAAGAGCGTGCTGATAGAATACGGAGATAAGATAATCGGAGAAACGCGTTGAATCCGAAAATCAATCAGTGCGGGCGATCGAATGGTCTAGACCGGGGTCCTGATGATGCAGGCTGATGGACTGGGGGCTTGAAGATCGAATTTGACATTTAGTGGAGAATTCATTTATCAACGGCTTattagaaagaaaaggaattGTATGAATATTCCGTACTCGTAGTTAAGGTTACGTTTATGATGCTTATATTGATACAATCCGTTTGAACAAGATCCATAGCAGAGCAAGCAAGCAGGGATTGAGAGAACTCAAACAAGTAAGAGTGATTCAAATCAATGACTCTTCCAAAAGACTGACTTGAGTTTTGGTTCAAGCCTTTCGGACATCGGCCTTGGTGAATTGTCCGACCCTCGCCTATCGTATCAGCCCGAATTTACTGGAGACTTTTTCTCTTGTTACTATCAGGTAGTTTCTGGACTACTAAGGTAACTAACTAATTGTGATTGCCGTCTCAGGGGGGCCACGTTCTGCTTTCAGCCGCTTGAGACAAGATGCTTACTGGTTGTGATTCGGCATACGGACGAATACCGTGCCGTGTCTCCATGACGATTTTGTTTGATGCTCGGATATTTCTTGTTATTATTTTTTCGTTCATTTTTCGGATTTTAAGATTTGTCCATACTTGACGGGCTAACTTGGATGAGGGAAAGAAAGGAGGGAATATCGCATGTAGTGAAACAATAAAGTGAAGCCCGTGATAGACAAAATTGACGCTGACgtattatttaaatctttagctGGTCCGTCCATCTCCAAAATCTTTCCCTTTATTCTCGTCACTCGTCACTCGCCATTCGCGTTCTCGCCTTTTCATACAATTTACTTTACTATCTGGcaattggattggattggattggattgcgTTTCCCTCCAAACGAGCAAAGCAAACATTCGTCtctaataaagaaagatctTTCCCTGCCGAAACAAACGCACGACTTTGGTTGCTGGGGCCGAACTGAGACCGACTTTGACGCTATTACATACTTACAAGGATACGGATACATAGGTAATCTAGGACATCCCTTCTTCctccccttcttcttctacaaCAAATCCTTCGCCCAGAGAGCAGCTCTACCAATGGCGACTACTACACCCGCCACGGCACCAACAAACGCCATGGTCCAAGAGACTCGTCTCTCATCCGACGAAAAGACTGAAGTCGGCTCCAACAACATCATGGATACAACTGCCGACAACAAAGATCCCCAGGGTGGATCTGCCTCTCGCTCTGGTTCCGTCAACGGCAACCCTGCTGAGCAAGAACCTCAGTATCCCGGCGCGGCAAAGCTCACCctcatcatctcatctctctgCCTCGCCATCTTTCTCGTTGCGCTGGACCAGACCATCATTGCGCCTGCTCTCGGCGCCATCACAGCCCAGTTCCGGAGTGTCAAGGATATCGGATGGTATGGCTCGTCTTATCTTCTTACCACCACGGCTTTGCAGCCCATGTACGGAACCATCTACAAGTATTTCAATGTCAAGATTGCCTACCTTGGTGCCGTCTTTATCTTTGAGATTGGTAGCTTGATCTCTGCTGTTGCGCCCTCTTCTGTTGCCTTTATTGTTGGACGAGCTATTGCTGGAGTATGTCGTCCCTCGCCCCCTATTTGATATGACTCTTTTCTGACTGGCTCTTCAGATTGGAACGGCTGGTCTCTTCTCTGGCTCAATCGTCATCCTCTCTCTCATCAGTATGTCAAACTTGAAGGCCCTCACATGAATCTAACTAACTTTCCCCAGTGCCCCTTGAGAAGCGTCCTCTTGCTTTTGGTCTCATCGGCGGTATGTGGGGTATTGCTTCCGTCGCTGGTCCTCTTCTTGGAGGTGCTTTTACCGAACATGCTACCTGGCGTTGGTGTTTCTACATCAACCTTCCCATTGGCGGTGTAGCCATGAtcattgtcttcttcttcgtccaCGTCAACCGAAACACCTCCGACAGCGTCAACATGACTTTCATGGACCGCATCCGCAAGCTCGACCTCGCCGGCGCCGCCATCTTCATCCCTGCTATCGTCTGTCTTCTTCTCGCCTTGCAGTGGGGCGGTGCCGATTATGCTTGGAGCAACTCACGCATCATTGGTCTCTTCTGTGGTTTTGGCGCCATGATTGCCATCTTTATTGGCATCCAGTTCTGGAAAGGTGACCAAGGCACTCTCCCCCCTCGTCTCTTCAAGAACCGAAACACCCTGGCTGCTATGTCCTTTGCTATGTTCTTCGGCGCTGGATTCTTTCCTCTCATCTACTACCTCTGTAAGTCAAGCAACATGAATCTGCCACCCACTTTAACTGACCCTCTTGCAGCTCTCTACTTCCAGGCTATCCAGGGTGTTAGCGCCGTCCAAGCTGGGATCAAGATtctccctctcctcctcGCCACGGTCCTTTGCTCCATCGTCTCAGGAGGTGTCATCACTGCCATTGGAACCTACAACTACGTCATCATCCCATGCATGGTCCTCTATACTGTCGGCTGCGGCATGCTCACCACTCTTGACGTCAACTCCCCTCTCAAAGAGTGGTTCGGCTACCAGGTTCTCGCCGGACTAGGCATTGGCGCAGGTTTCCAAATTGGTGTCCTTATTGTACAGACTGTACTTCCCCAGGAATGGGTTCCCGTCGGTACTGCGTGTGTGCAGTTTGCGCAAGCCTTTGGTGGTGCCATCTTCATTGCTGTCTCTCAGACCGTCTTCCAGAACGGCCTCATTGATACAATCAAGGCTGACAACATCGGCATTGATCCCACGATTTTCCTCAACAGTGGAGCTTCAGAGATTGAGGACACTTTGAGAAAGATGGGTCGTCTGGATGCCCTAGACACTGTTTTGGATGCATACATGAAGGGTCTCCGTGACACCTTCTACATCTCTCTTGCCTGCGCTGCCTGTGCGCTGATTTCTTGTCTGTTCTTCCAATGGAAGTCGGTCAAGAAAGGACCCAATGGCgaggatagaaagcctgaaCCTGCTGTACCTGTATAAGCTTCAGTTGCTGTGTTGTCTACGGATTAATTTTAAGCATGGATACTCCCAGgcatctctcttctctcgGTTGCATTTGGCGCTGGTAATAATAATGACGATAGAATGGTTAAGTACCTAATGAAAAGTTGTCCTATAGTGTTTGCATTTTGCTCACTGTGTATCATCTGGTGGTCTGTCCCATGAGAGCCGCGCTTTTGAAGCCCTTGTCTTGattccagcagcagctccCACGAATCTGAGCACCCAATCCTTCACCTTTTTTGCCTTTTGTAACTGCGGACGCATCTGGCCTCGTTTCGATAAGTCTCTGGTAGAGTAGAGGCCAGACCCGTCCCGCCTCCACAACAAGCTCACCTTGGTCATGCCCCTGCGCAGACTCTGGccatatactttattttggAACACGTGCAAAGCAACATTCTGCATGAGAACAACATCTTGACGCCGGAGACAGCTAATCTTAGCGGAGGCAGCGTTTGACTCTTCAAGCCAAAATGTGACAGCGAAACCTGTTTTTGTTTCGTCGCCGAGTAGGATCTCTATGAGCGACAGGGTGCGGCCCCAGCGTGTGGTGACTGTCCGCGGCTGGGCGATAGATATTATCCCAGCAATGATATTAAGCGTAATCGTCTGGGGGTGCAGGGCTAATATTTTCGGTGCAGGCGGTATGTCCTCCAGATCGGAAAGATGCGACGTTACAGACTCTGTCGTATCAACAGCCCCCTCTACAGCAAGAGTAGTCATAAGAGAAGTTCCCTCAAAAGAAGTCTCCTCAAAAGTCGTTTCTTGGAAACTGTCAAGCTGTGATGAAGGCACGGGATTATGCAAAGCTAAAGAGTGATCATAGAATTGCGACAACGTTGTCTcggcatcaccatcaccatcaccatcaacctCAAAAGGCTGCGATTGTTCCTTAAACGAGACATCAGCCGTGGTAAAAAACTCGGATTGGTTGACGAGGTTGACGCTGACATCGTGAGTCTGACTGAACACTGTGTGAAGAGGTTTCCTCTTTAGGGGGAGAGAACGCCATGGTGCAATATCTGATAATGACGCGTGGGTTGGCTTCTGAGAGGTCAACCCCAGGAACTCGGCGAACGAGACGTCGATTTGGGTTATTGTGCAGGATTCTGAGTttaaagatgaagatggcggTGCGCCTGCGAATAGGAGCAGCCTTGGAGCCATGACTGTCGCGTCACGCCTGGAGAATCTGAAGAGAAGCCTATCTGAAGCATTTCAAGATGGCGCCAAGGCCTTGTCCTGTCTGGCTTAGAGCTGAGCCTCAATTACCTAAACTAGGTACCTGGATAAGGCAAGGTGAGGTCTAGTTAAGGTAGGCCAAGGATTCACGGCGTTATGCAAGAGAGATGTAGAGATCGGCAGCCACTTCCCGGGTCTAGGTACCGAGGTATTTCTCCCCACCCCCACAACTCCCGTTATGCTCCACTACTTGACCACCCGTGCCACCTTACCGAGGTCGTGTTTCTCCAAGTTCGTTTCGTTTCGTTCAACTTGATATATCATTTAACATTCAGATATTATATCTcatattcttattttaagACTTCTGCAATACGACAGACTGACTGATTTACTTTACAAATATACATAATTTCACTGCCCCATTCAGGTGCTGCCATCATCATATCATGTCCTCCTTTCCGTTCACTATCCAAGAACATACAATCGAGGCTTCACATATACGTGAATACGCTCGTGCAACATCACACTCTCAAGATGAGAAGCTATATCTTCACATCAAGCAATACACACCCAAAGATAACACATCTCCACAAAAAGGCGATGTAGCCATCATTGGTGGACACGCCAATGGCTTCCCAAAGGTAATCTTGGCTCGACAAGGTGATTATTTATCAGATGCACACGCTGACTGTTCAACTTCATAGGAACTATACGAGCCTCTTTGGGAAGAGTTTTACCATGAATCTAAACGCCGAAACATCCGCATCCGAAGTATATGGATAGCCGATACAGCATGGCAAGGCCAAAGCGGTCTCATCAACCAAGACGCACTCGGCAATGATCGTAAAACTCACTATCCTCTCACCCAATCTTACTCATACTAACCTTTGTACAGCAAGCTGGCTTGACTATGCCCGAGATATTCTTCACATGATCAACACCTTCcgtccaccaccaccattaATGGCAATGGGTCATTCCTTTGGCGCAAATGCTCTCACAAATGTTGCTCTTCTTCACCCTCGTGTCTTCACATCTCTCGTCCTTCTTGACCCTGTCATCTCCCACTTTGCCTCCACGCCTGGTGCCTCAAGCGCAGGCCCCGCGGCAGCAAGCATGGTTCGTCGCGAAGTCTGGCCCTCGCGCGCCGAAGCAGCAGCATCTTTTGGTCGCAGCGCCTTCTACAGGACGTGGGATCCTCGTGTGTTGCAGCGCTGGATAGATTTTGGCATCAGAAATATACCAGACCAAGAGAGCGTAACTCTGACCACGACGAAGCACCAAGAGATTTTTACGTTTCTCCGTCCCAGCTGGCCAGCATATGACCCTCAAGGCAAGAATGTTATTCATCCTGAGCATACCCCGGATCTAGATACAAGCCTTAACCGACGTTGGTCAACATACCCTGTCTATCGTCCCGAGGGCCCAAACACTGTTGCTCGCCTTCCCAATGTTAGACCCAGCGTTCTATACGTATTTGGCGGTAAGAGTAACGTTTCCCCCCCGGAGCTTCAGGACGAGAAGATGGCCATCACGGGAACCGGGATCGGTGGTAGCGGCGGTGAGGCACAGGGTCGGGTCAAGAAGGTTGTTGGTGAGAACAACGGCCACTTGGTCCCCATGGAGGATCCCCGCATGTGTGCAAGTGTTGCGGCTGACTGGATTAAAGCTGAGCTTGAGCGGTGGTGGGTAGATGAGCGTAGCTACGAGGAATGGGCGAGCAAgtccaaggaggagaagatAACCGTTTCAGATGAGTTCCAAAAGTACATAGGCAAGCCTGCACCGCGCCCAGGCAAGGGCACAAACGCAAAATTATA carries:
- a CDS encoding hypothetical protein (MEROPS:MER0209971) — encoded protein: MSSFPFTIQEHTIEASHIREYARATSHSQDEKLYLHIKQYTPKDNTSPQKGDVAIIGGHANGFPKELYEPLWEEFYHESKRRNIRIRSIWIADTAWQGQSGLINQDALGNDPSWLDYARDILHMINTFRPPPPLMAMGHSFGANALTNVALLHPRVFTSLVLLDPVISHFASTPGASSAGPAAASMVRREVWPSRAEAAASFGRSAFYRTWDPRVLQRWIDFGIRNIPDQESVTLTTTKHQEIFTFLRPSWPAYDPQGKNVIHPEHTPDLDTSLNRRWSTYPVYRPEGPNTVARLPNVRPSVLYVFGGKSNVSPPELQDEKMAITGTGIGGSGGEAQGRVKKVVGENNGHLVPMEDPRMCASVAADWIKAELERWWVDERSYEEWASKSKEEKITVSDEFQKYIGKPAPRPGKGTNAKL
- a CDS encoding hypothetical protein (TransMembrane:13 (o73-97i109-127o139-157i169-189o195-215i227-250o270-289i301-321o341-366i378-399o405-425i437-458o544-562i)), translated to MATTTPATAPTNAMVQETRLSSDEKTEVGSNNIMDTTADNKDPQGGSASRSGSVNGNPAEQEPQYPGAAKLTLIISSLCLAIFLVALDQTIIAPALGAITAQFRSVKDIGWYGSSYLLTTTALQPMYGTIYKYFNVKIAYLGAVFIFEIGSLISAVAPSSVAFIVGRAIAGIGTAGLFSGSIVILSLIMPLEKRPLAFGLIGGMWGIASVAGPLLGGAFTEHATWRWCFYINLPIGGVAMIIVFFFVHVNRNTSDSVNMTFMDRIRKLDLAGAAIFIPAIVCLLLALQWGGADYAWSNSRIIGLFCGFGAMIAIFIGIQFWKGDQGTLPPRLFKNRNTLAAMSFAMFFGAGFFPLIYYLSLYFQAIQGVSAVQAGIKILPLLLATVLCSIVSGGVITAIGTYNYVIIPCMVLYTVGCGMLTTLDVNSPLKEWFGYQVLAGLGIGAGFQIGVLIVQTVLPQEWVPVGTACVQFAQAFGGAIFIAVSQTVFQNGLIDTIKADNIGIDPTIFLNSGASEIEDTLRKMGRLDALDTVLDAYMKGLRDTFYISLACAACALISCLFFQWKSVKKGPNGEDRKPEPAVPV
- a CDS encoding hypothetical protein (BUSCO:39364at5125), which gives rise to MAPRLLLFAGAPPSSSLNSESCTITQIDVSFAEFLGLTSQKPTHASLSDIAPWRSLPLKRKPLHTVFSQTHDVSVNLVNQSEFFTTADVSFKEQSQPFEVDGDGDGDAETTLSQFYDHSLALHNPVPSSQLDSFQETTFEETSFEGTSLMTTLAVEGAVDTTESVTSHLSDLEDIPPAPKILALHPQTITLNIIAGIISIAQPRTVTTRWGRTLSLIEILLGDETKTGFAVTFWLEESNAASAKISCLRRQDVVLMQNVALHVFQNKVYGQSLRRGMTKVSLLWRRDGSGLYSTRDLSKRGQMRPQLQKAKKVKDWVLRFVGAAAGIKTRASKARLSWDRPPDDTQ